A genomic region of Melopsittacus undulatus isolate bMelUnd1 chromosome 5, bMelUnd1.mat.Z, whole genome shotgun sequence contains the following coding sequences:
- the MRTFA gene encoding myocardin-related transcription factor A isoform X2, whose protein sequence is MQMTTLQSVLQLKLQQRRTREELVSQGIMPPLKSPAAFHEQRRSLERARTEDYLKRKIRSRPERSELVRMHILEETSAEPSLQAKQLKLKRARLADDLNEKIAQRPGPMELVEKNILPVESSLKEAIIVGQVNYPKVADNSSFDEDSSDALSPEQPASHESQGSVPSPMDSRICEPLPSTTGTSVAQGTSQLQISADSSETLFLPEQPPPPLPPPPLLPPSLTNGAALTAAKPPPTLIKQSQPKSASEKSQRSKKAKELKPKVKKLKYHQYIPPDQKQDKGAPPMDSSYAKILQQQQLFLQLQILNQQQQHYNYQTILPAPPKPPGEQQSGASAPAVRSLSATVSSASSVPSGSSGLMRQNSNAAVGKPGPLPANLDEMKVAELKQELKLRALPVSGTKTDLIERLRAYQEQNGAAGQTTPTPKPSTAAMLPKAAEVVVAFPAARLSTGPALVTTGIAPAEVVVATVTGGGVMKFGSTGSTPPVSPTPSERSQMSTGDENSATGDTFGEMVTSPLTQLTLQASPVQFLVKEESSKSASCSVNAAPRSEQCSTGNSKDAEVRDKDQMLQEKDKQIEELTRMLKQKQQLVEMLRLQLEQEKRSQQSLPAPAAAGEGTALASNPVAFGIQVKSENGFLSCQSAKQSSGQTDQLSPAPTASQMDTSNPSPVPKKAVMVKQEVPATETEPPCQSHSPRLFLGQQGSSLSDLIKGSPPPTLITDSTGTHIVLTVTKQSTERQGLSPHGKAGSSCPTLQPSSQPSSPAAPSPSQMDLEQQQHTSLFGTSPLSVPSVPLKEPPGYEEAMKQQPKAQENGCSSQQMDDLFDILIESGEISADFKDQSSPAGKDPPVAPACSPPPSSHHSSELAVPVSLGQPVPVGRLEDFLESSTGLPLLTAGHDGPEPLSLIDDLHSEMLSSSAILDHPPSPMDTSELHFAHEPSGGIALDLAEANLDSMDWLELPGGPVMSLAPLSTAAPSLFSTDFLDGHDLQLHWDSCL, encoded by the exons tgctgcagttgaAGCTCCAGCAGCGACGCACACGGGAGGAGCTGGTGAGCCAAGGGATCATGCCGC CTCTGAAAAGTCCAGCTGCATTTCATGAACAAAGAAGGAGTTTGGAGCGGGCCAGG ACAGAGGACTATCTGAAACGGAAAATCCGGTCCCGTCCGGAGAGATCAGAGCTGGTTAGGATGCACATTCTGGAAG AGACCTCGGCTGAACCCTCCTTGCAGGCTAAGCAGCTGAAGCTAAAGAGAGCCAGACTGGCAGATGACCTCAATGAGAAGATAGCGCAGAGGCCAGGTCCCATGGAGCTGGTGGAGAAGAACATCTTGCCTGTGGAATCAAGCCTGAAGGAAGCCATTATCG TTGGACAGGTGAACTACCCAAAGGTTGCAGACAATTCCTCCTTTGATGAGGACAGCAGTGATGCCCTCTCCCCAGAACAGCCAGCCAGCCATGAGTCCCAGGGGTCTGTCCCATCACCGATGGACTCCCGGATTTGTGAGCCTCTCCCTAGCACCACTGGCACATCAGTAGCTCAG GGTACATCCCAATTGCAGATCAGCGCAGACTCCAGTGAAACACTTTTCCTACCTGAACAGCCACCCCCACCTCTGCCACCTCCACCTCTTCTGCCCCCTAGTCTTACCAATGGAGCAGCTCTTACTGCTGCCAAGCCTCCACCAACACTCATTAAG CAAAGCCAGCCCAAGTCTGCTAGTGAGAAGTCTCAGCGCAGTAAAAAAGCCAAGGAGTTGAAGCCAAAAGTCAAGAAGCTTAAATATCATCAGTATATTCCCCCGGACCAAAAGCAGGACAAGGGAGCTCCTCCCATGGATTCATCCTATGCCAaaatactgcagcagcagcagctctttctcCAGCTTCAGATCCtcaaccagcagcagcagcactacaACTATCAGACCATCCTGCCAGCCCCACCAAA gcctccaggagagcagcagagtgGTGCCAGTGCTCCTGCTGTGCGCAGTCTCTCTGCCACAGTCAGCAGCGCATCTTCAGTACCTTCTGGTTCCAGTGGGCTGATGCGACAAAACAGTAATGCTGCAGTGGGCAAGCCTGGCCCTCTGCCTGCCAACCTAGATGAGATGAAG GTAGCAGAGCTGAAGCAAGAGCTGAAGTTGAGGGCCTTGCCTGTCTCAGGCACAAAGACAGACCTGATTGAGCGTCTCAGAGCTTACCAAGAGCAGAATGGAGCAGCCGGCCAAACAACCCCCACTCCCaagcccagcacagcagccatgCTCCCAAAAGCTGCCGAAGTGGTGGTAGCCTTCCCAGCTGCCAGGCTGAGCACAGGGCCAGCCCTGGTCACCACTGGCATTGCACCAGCAGAAGTAGTTGTGGCCACAGTCACCGGTGGTGGTGTGATGAAGTTTGGCAGCACAGGCTCAACTCCTCCTGTTTCTCCAACTCCTTCTGAGCGCTCGCAGATGAGCACAGGGGATGAGAACTCAGCCACTGGAGACACCTTTGGAGAGATGGTGACCTCACCCCTAACCCAGCTCACCTTGCAGGCGTCTCCAGTGCAGTTCCTGGTGAAGGAAGAAAGCTCCAAGTCTGCCTCCTGCAGTGTAAATGCAGCACCCAGGTCGGAACAGTGTAGCACTGGTAACAGCAAAGATGCAGAAGTTAGGGACAAAGACCAGATGCTGCAGGAGAAGGACAAGCAGATCGAGGAACTCACCCGCatgctgaagcagaagcagcagctggttgAGATGCTTAGACTACAACTGGAGCAGGAGAAGCGCTCTCAGCAGTCACTACCAGCCCCAGCGGCTGCAGGAGAAGGAACAGCCCTTGCCTCCAACCCAGTAGCGTTTGGCATTCAGGTCAAGAGTGAAAATGGTTTTCTGAGTTGCCAGTCTGCAAAGCAATCCAGTGGCCAAACAGACCAACTCAGCCCTGCACCAACCGCTAGCCAAATGGACACTTCGAATCCAAGCCCAGTGCCAAAGAAAGCCGTGATGGTGAAGCAGGAGGTGCCAGCCACGGAAACAGAGCCACCGTGCCAGTCCCACAGCCCGCGGCTTTTCCTTGGACAGCAAGGGAGCTCCCTGAGCGACCTTATCAAGGGCAGTCCGCCCCCCACCCTCATCACCGACTCCACAGGGACCCACATCGTCCTCACCGTGACCAAGCAGAGCACCGAGAGGCAGGGCCTCTCTCCCCATGGGAAGGCAGGGAGTAGCTGCCCGACCTTGCAG CCCTCATCACAGCCCAGCTCTCCTGCTGCCCCTTCTCCATCCCAGATGGACctggagcagcaacagcacacGTCGCTTTTTGGAACTTCTCCGCTCTCTGTTCCCTCGGTCCCACTGAAAGAGCCACCAGGCTATGAAGAGGCCATGAAACAACAGCCAAAGGCCCAG GAGAACGGCTGTTCCAGCCAGCAGATGGATGACCTGTTTGACATTCTCATTGAAAGTGGAG AGATTTCTGCTGACTTCAAGGATCAGTCATCGCCCGCTGGGAAAGACCCACCAGTGGCCCCAGCCTGCTCCCCACCGCCCAGCAGCCACCATTCCTCAGAGCTGGCGGTGCCAGTGTCCCTGGGGCAGCCGGTGCCTGTGGGCCGGCTGGAGGACTTTCTGGAGAGCAGCACCGGCCTCCCGCTGCTGACGGCAGGCCATGATGGGCCAGAGCCCCTGTCCCTGATTGATGACCTCCACAGTGAGATGCTGAGCAGCTCGGCCATCCTGGACCACCCGCCTTCACCTATGGACACCTCAGAATTGCACTTTGCTCACGAGCCATCTGGGGGCATAGCCCTGGACCTGGCTGAGGCTAATTTGGACAGCATGGACTGGCTGGAGTTGCCAGGGGGGCCTGTCATGAGCCTGGCTCCCCTTAGCACTGCGGCTCCCAGTCTCTTTTCCACAGACTTCCTTGATGGACACGATCTGCAGCTGCACTGGGATTCTTGCCTGTAA
- the MRTFA gene encoding myocardin-related transcription factor A isoform X1 produces MQMTTLQSVLQLKLQQRRTREELVSQGIMPPLKSPAAFHEQRRSLERARTEDYLKRKIRSRPERSELVRMHILEETSAEPSLQAKQLKLKRARLADDLNEKIAQRPGPMELVEKNILPVESSLKEAIIVGQVNYPKVADNSSFDEDSSDALSPEQPASHESQGSVPSPMDSRICEPLPSTTGTSVAQGTSQLQISADSSETLFLPEQPPPPLPPPPLLPPSLTNGAALTAAKPPPTLIKQSQPKSASEKSQRSKKAKELKPKVKKLKYHQYIPPDQKQDKGAPPMDSSYAKILQQQQLFLQLQILNQQQQHYNYQTILPAPPKPPGEQQSGASAPAVRSLSATVSSASSVPSGSSGLMRQNSNAAVGKPGPLPANLDEMKVAELKQELKLRALPVSGTKTDLIERLRAYQEQNGAAGQTTPTPKPSTAAMLPKAAEVVVAFPAARLSTGPALVTTGIAPAEVVVATVTGGGVMKFGSTGSTPPVSPTPSERSQMSTGDENSATGDTFGEMVTSPLTQLTLQASPVQFLVKEESSKSASCSVNAAPRSEQCSTGNSKDAEVRDKDQMLQEKDKQIEELTRMLKQKQQLVEMLRLQLEQEKRSQQSLPAPAAAGEGTALASNPVAFGIQVKSENGFLSCQSAKQSSGQTDQLSPAPTASQMDTSNPSPVPKKAVMVKQEVPATETEPPCQSHSPRLFLGQQGSSLSDLIKGSPPPTLITDSTGTHIVLTVTKQSTERQGLSPHGKAGSSCPTLQKVQSSPTKTSSQPPCQLPASTPQQPTQQQKQLQQSRGLNQSVRKPSSQPSSPAAPSPSQMDLEQQQHTSLFGTSPLSVPSVPLKEPPGYEEAMKQQPKAQENGCSSQQMDDLFDILIESGEISADFKDQSSPAGKDPPVAPACSPPPSSHHSSELAVPVSLGQPVPVGRLEDFLESSTGLPLLTAGHDGPEPLSLIDDLHSEMLSSSAILDHPPSPMDTSELHFAHEPSGGIALDLAEANLDSMDWLELPGGPVMSLAPLSTAAPSLFSTDFLDGHDLQLHWDSCL; encoded by the exons tgctgcagttgaAGCTCCAGCAGCGACGCACACGGGAGGAGCTGGTGAGCCAAGGGATCATGCCGC CTCTGAAAAGTCCAGCTGCATTTCATGAACAAAGAAGGAGTTTGGAGCGGGCCAGG ACAGAGGACTATCTGAAACGGAAAATCCGGTCCCGTCCGGAGAGATCAGAGCTGGTTAGGATGCACATTCTGGAAG AGACCTCGGCTGAACCCTCCTTGCAGGCTAAGCAGCTGAAGCTAAAGAGAGCCAGACTGGCAGATGACCTCAATGAGAAGATAGCGCAGAGGCCAGGTCCCATGGAGCTGGTGGAGAAGAACATCTTGCCTGTGGAATCAAGCCTGAAGGAAGCCATTATCG TTGGACAGGTGAACTACCCAAAGGTTGCAGACAATTCCTCCTTTGATGAGGACAGCAGTGATGCCCTCTCCCCAGAACAGCCAGCCAGCCATGAGTCCCAGGGGTCTGTCCCATCACCGATGGACTCCCGGATTTGTGAGCCTCTCCCTAGCACCACTGGCACATCAGTAGCTCAG GGTACATCCCAATTGCAGATCAGCGCAGACTCCAGTGAAACACTTTTCCTACCTGAACAGCCACCCCCACCTCTGCCACCTCCACCTCTTCTGCCCCCTAGTCTTACCAATGGAGCAGCTCTTACTGCTGCCAAGCCTCCACCAACACTCATTAAG CAAAGCCAGCCCAAGTCTGCTAGTGAGAAGTCTCAGCGCAGTAAAAAAGCCAAGGAGTTGAAGCCAAAAGTCAAGAAGCTTAAATATCATCAGTATATTCCCCCGGACCAAAAGCAGGACAAGGGAGCTCCTCCCATGGATTCATCCTATGCCAaaatactgcagcagcagcagctctttctcCAGCTTCAGATCCtcaaccagcagcagcagcactacaACTATCAGACCATCCTGCCAGCCCCACCAAA gcctccaggagagcagcagagtgGTGCCAGTGCTCCTGCTGTGCGCAGTCTCTCTGCCACAGTCAGCAGCGCATCTTCAGTACCTTCTGGTTCCAGTGGGCTGATGCGACAAAACAGTAATGCTGCAGTGGGCAAGCCTGGCCCTCTGCCTGCCAACCTAGATGAGATGAAG GTAGCAGAGCTGAAGCAAGAGCTGAAGTTGAGGGCCTTGCCTGTCTCAGGCACAAAGACAGACCTGATTGAGCGTCTCAGAGCTTACCAAGAGCAGAATGGAGCAGCCGGCCAAACAACCCCCACTCCCaagcccagcacagcagccatgCTCCCAAAAGCTGCCGAAGTGGTGGTAGCCTTCCCAGCTGCCAGGCTGAGCACAGGGCCAGCCCTGGTCACCACTGGCATTGCACCAGCAGAAGTAGTTGTGGCCACAGTCACCGGTGGTGGTGTGATGAAGTTTGGCAGCACAGGCTCAACTCCTCCTGTTTCTCCAACTCCTTCTGAGCGCTCGCAGATGAGCACAGGGGATGAGAACTCAGCCACTGGAGACACCTTTGGAGAGATGGTGACCTCACCCCTAACCCAGCTCACCTTGCAGGCGTCTCCAGTGCAGTTCCTGGTGAAGGAAGAAAGCTCCAAGTCTGCCTCCTGCAGTGTAAATGCAGCACCCAGGTCGGAACAGTGTAGCACTGGTAACAGCAAAGATGCAGAAGTTAGGGACAAAGACCAGATGCTGCAGGAGAAGGACAAGCAGATCGAGGAACTCACCCGCatgctgaagcagaagcagcagctggttgAGATGCTTAGACTACAACTGGAGCAGGAGAAGCGCTCTCAGCAGTCACTACCAGCCCCAGCGGCTGCAGGAGAAGGAACAGCCCTTGCCTCCAACCCAGTAGCGTTTGGCATTCAGGTCAAGAGTGAAAATGGTTTTCTGAGTTGCCAGTCTGCAAAGCAATCCAGTGGCCAAACAGACCAACTCAGCCCTGCACCAACCGCTAGCCAAATGGACACTTCGAATCCAAGCCCAGTGCCAAAGAAAGCCGTGATGGTGAAGCAGGAGGTGCCAGCCACGGAAACAGAGCCACCGTGCCAGTCCCACAGCCCGCGGCTTTTCCTTGGACAGCAAGGGAGCTCCCTGAGCGACCTTATCAAGGGCAGTCCGCCCCCCACCCTCATCACCGACTCCACAGGGACCCACATCGTCCTCACCGTGACCAAGCAGAGCACCGAGAGGCAGGGCCTCTCTCCCCATGGGAAGGCAGGGAGTAGCTGCCCGACCTTGCAG aaagtaCAATCATCGCCCACTAAAACTTCCAGCCAACCACCGTGTCAGCTACCTGCAAGCACCCCTCAGCAgcccacacagcagcagaagcagctgcagcagtccAGAGGACTAAACCAGTCTGTCAGAAAG CCCTCATCACAGCCCAGCTCTCCTGCTGCCCCTTCTCCATCCCAGATGGACctggagcagcaacagcacacGTCGCTTTTTGGAACTTCTCCGCTCTCTGTTCCCTCGGTCCCACTGAAAGAGCCACCAGGCTATGAAGAGGCCATGAAACAACAGCCAAAGGCCCAG GAGAACGGCTGTTCCAGCCAGCAGATGGATGACCTGTTTGACATTCTCATTGAAAGTGGAG AGATTTCTGCTGACTTCAAGGATCAGTCATCGCCCGCTGGGAAAGACCCACCAGTGGCCCCAGCCTGCTCCCCACCGCCCAGCAGCCACCATTCCTCAGAGCTGGCGGTGCCAGTGTCCCTGGGGCAGCCGGTGCCTGTGGGCCGGCTGGAGGACTTTCTGGAGAGCAGCACCGGCCTCCCGCTGCTGACGGCAGGCCATGATGGGCCAGAGCCCCTGTCCCTGATTGATGACCTCCACAGTGAGATGCTGAGCAGCTCGGCCATCCTGGACCACCCGCCTTCACCTATGGACACCTCAGAATTGCACTTTGCTCACGAGCCATCTGGGGGCATAGCCCTGGACCTGGCTGAGGCTAATTTGGACAGCATGGACTGGCTGGAGTTGCCAGGGGGGCCTGTCATGAGCCTGGCTCCCCTTAGCACTGCGGCTCCCAGTCTCTTTTCCACAGACTTCCTTGATGGACACGATCTGCAGCTGCACTGGGATTCTTGCCTGTAA